In Acipenser ruthenus chromosome 16, fAciRut3.2 maternal haplotype, whole genome shotgun sequence, the following proteins share a genomic window:
- the LOC117411796 gene encoding homeobox expressed in ES cells 1 produces MASSAQFHKVLSDRKTTFTIESILGLDRTKECAPSAKPHRPWTGPDVSRQQDSPPVAPELVLLPQMKVQEDKNIVYNKRQCSESYKRALNWYIGRRPRTAFSGAQIEVLESVFRVNPYPGIDVREELACKLELDEDRIQIWFQNRRAKMKRSHRESQFLLVKKVFTALQDPAEP; encoded by the exons ATGGCCTCTTCTGCGCAATTTCACAAAGTGTTGAGTGACAGGAAGACTACGTTTACTATTGAGAGTATACTGGGACTCGACAGGACGAAGGAATGTGCTCCCTCAGCGAAGCCACACAGGCCGTGGACTG GTCCAGACGTCAGCCGCCAACAAGACTCGCCTCCTGTAGCGCCTGAGCTCGTGCTGTTGCCGCAGATGAAAGTTCAAGAGGACAAGAACATTGTCTACAATAAGCGGCAGTGCTCAGAGTCCTACAAACGAGCTTTGAACTGGTACATAGGCAGGAGGCCCAGGACGGCTTTCAGTGGAGCCCAG ATCGAGGTTCTGGAGAGTGTGTTCAGAGTGAACCCCTACCCTGGGATCGATGTGAGGGAGGAGCTGGCGTGCAAACTGGAGCTGGATGAGGACCGGATCCAG ATCTGGTTCCAGAATCGGCGTGCTAAAATGAAACGGTCTCACAGAGAGTCTCAGTTCCTCCTGGTGAAGAAGGTCTTCACAGCTCTGCAGGACCCGGCAGAGCCTTGA